One genomic region from Prunus persica cultivar Lovell chromosome G3, Prunus_persica_NCBIv2, whole genome shotgun sequence encodes:
- the LOC109948094 gene encoding uncharacterized proline-rich protein-like: MVLTFTRFLPTSHSYQSLESSAVHFSQGLLRDMPHHHPPGPPPPPDPFAPPPPDPAPPRPPPPGPPAPPPPGHPPPGGPFAPPPPGPPGPPPPRGPPPPP, from the exons ATGGTTTTAACTTTTACACGTTTTCTACCCACAAGTCACAGCTACCAGTCTCTAGAATCTTCTGCAG TTCATTTTTCGCAAGGCCTCCTCAGAGATATGCCTCACCATCATCCACCAGGACCCCCACCACCGCCAGACCCGTTTGCTCCTCCACCACCGGACCCCGCACCGCCAAGACCACCTCCACCAGGGCCTCCTGCTCCACCCCCGCCAGGGCATCCACCTCCGGGTGGACCTTTCGCTCCACCTCCTCCAGGACCACCTGGTCCTCCACCACCACGTggtcctccaccaccaccttag